The following are encoded together in the Adhaeribacter arboris genome:
- a CDS encoding amidohydrolase family protein, with the protein MTRTTQLFLLLASTFLPIILPAARAQQTMTIEEYEPKSTLVVPQHPVTKAKYPFIDVHNHQNSSMSKEALNKLVKEMDALNMRTMINLSGGSGSELKSGVANLKNNYPNRFVVFANVDFSKMDDPNFGEKAAAQLEQDVRNGAQGLKIFKNLGMTVKDKNGKRVPTDDPRLNPIWQKCAELKIPVLIHTGEPRSFFDPIDKYNERWLELTQFPNRARPSSEYPSWQQVMQEQHNLFAKHPKTIFINAHLGWLGGDLATLGKLMDKMPNMYTEIGAVLAELGRQPHFAREWFIKYQDRVLFGKDAYEPTEYHTYFRVLETDDEYFNYYRKRHAFWKMYGLNLPDEVLKKLYYKNALKIIPRLDATGFPK; encoded by the coding sequence ATGACCCGAACCACCCAACTTTTTCTACTCCTCGCTAGCACCTTTCTGCCTATTATTTTGCCTGCTGCCCGTGCGCAGCAAACCATGACGATTGAAGAATACGAGCCTAAATCTACGTTGGTGGTGCCCCAACATCCGGTAACCAAAGCCAAATACCCGTTTATTGACGTGCATAATCACCAAAATTCCAGCATGAGCAAAGAAGCGCTAAACAAACTGGTTAAAGAAATGGATGCTCTGAACATGCGCACCATGATAAACTTAAGCGGGGGCAGCGGCAGTGAACTTAAGAGCGGAGTAGCTAATTTAAAAAACAATTATCCCAATCGTTTTGTGGTGTTTGCCAATGTCGATTTCAGCAAGATGGATGACCCAAACTTTGGCGAGAAAGCGGCGGCGCAACTGGAACAAGACGTAAGAAATGGCGCCCAGGGCTTGAAAATATTTAAAAATTTGGGTATGACCGTAAAAGATAAAAACGGCAAACGCGTACCTACCGACGACCCGCGGCTCAATCCTATCTGGCAGAAATGCGCCGAGTTAAAAATACCCGTTCTCATTCATACCGGCGAACCCCGTTCTTTCTTCGACCCGATAGATAAATACAACGAACGCTGGCTGGAGTTAACTCAGTTTCCGAACCGGGCCCGCCCCAGCAGCGAATACCCGAGTTGGCAGCAAGTAATGCAGGAGCAGCATAATTTATTCGCGAAACATCCCAAAACCATTTTTATTAATGCCCACCTGGGTTGGTTAGGGGGTGACTTAGCTACCTTGGGAAAATTGATGGATAAAATGCCCAATATGTACACCGAAATTGGGGCCGTACTAGCAGAATTGGGCCGGCAGCCGCATTTTGCCCGCGAATGGTTCATTAAATACCAAGACCGGGTTTTATTTGGCAAAGACGCTTACGAACCTACCGAATACCATACTTATTTCCGGGTACTCGAAACCGACGACGAATACTTTAATTATTACCGCAAACGCCACGCCTTCTGGAAAATGTACGGTTTAAATTTACCCGACGAAGTTCTAAAGAAGCTTTACTATAAAAATGCGCTAAAGATTATTCCCCGCCTGGATGCTACCGGCTTCCCGAAGTAA
- a CDS encoding metallophosphoesterase family protein: MSRYAISDVHGCAKTFRCLVEESLKLQPTDQLFLLGDYIDRGPDSKGVIDFILELRAQGFAITTLMGNHELMLLESLKSDKYLTTWLRNGGQATLASFKVQQVTDIPVTYLNFMKQLEYYKPLNDYLLVHAGFDFQSSNPFTEYEAMVWIRNFKLNSKFTNGRRIVHGHTPTGVNLILNSITRPISPVINIDGGCVYSWPPGLGKLVALNLDTMGLTMEDNRDEV; encoded by the coding sequence TTGAGCCGATACGCTATTTCTGACGTGCACGGTTGTGCTAAAACTTTTCGCTGCCTGGTGGAAGAAAGCCTTAAGCTCCAACCTACCGACCAGCTTTTCCTGCTCGGTGATTACATTGACCGGGGCCCGGACTCAAAAGGAGTAATTGATTTTATTCTGGAATTGCGGGCGCAAGGGTTTGCCATTACTACTTTAATGGGCAACCATGAGTTAATGCTGTTGGAATCTTTAAAAAGCGACAAGTATTTAACTACCTGGCTGCGCAATGGTGGTCAGGCTACCTTAGCCAGTTTTAAGGTGCAGCAGGTAACGGATATTCCGGTTACTTACCTCAACTTTATGAAACAACTGGAATATTATAAACCGCTAAATGATTATTTACTGGTACACGCCGGTTTTGATTTTCAATCTTCAAACCCATTTACGGAATACGAAGCAATGGTCTGGATTCGGAATTTTAAATTAAACAGTAAATTTACCAACGGTCGCCGCATTGTGCACGGGCATACCCCTACGGGAGTTAACCTCATTCTAAATAGCATTACCCGACCCATTTCCCCGGTTATTAACATCGATGGGGGCTGCGTGTATAGTTGGCCACCCGGCTTAGGCAAACTCGTAGCGCTAAATCTGGATACCATGGGACTAACTATGGAAGATAATCGCGATGAGGTTTAG
- a CDS encoding aldo/keto reductase, with amino-acid sequence MEDYPHKPQSYSRRDATKLIAAAGASAFLNTPIDSLGAPANMLVRKIPSTNEPLPVVGLGTWQTFDVSPSPTVRAPLKEVLRQFVAMGGKLIDSSPMYGESEVVVGDLADELKVIKKLFMATKVWTQGRQQGITQMETSMREMRRNPLDLMQIHNLVDWQTHLATLRQWKAVGRIRYIGITHYLVSAFDNLEKIMRSESIDFVQLNYNITTREAANRLLPLAQDKNIAVIVNRPFESGSLFSAVKDKPLPEWAREFDCASWGQFFLKYILAHPAITCVIPATSKIKHLTDNMGAGYGRLPDAATRKRMEQYIEKLI; translated from the coding sequence ATGGAAGACTACCCGCATAAACCTCAAAGCTACTCCCGCCGCGATGCCACCAAGCTTATTGCGGCAGCCGGCGCTTCGGCCTTTTTAAATACGCCTATTGATAGTCTGGGAGCACCGGCCAACATGCTGGTCCGTAAAATACCGTCCACCAACGAGCCACTACCGGTTGTTGGATTGGGCACCTGGCAAACTTTTGACGTAAGTCCGTCGCCCACGGTACGGGCTCCCTTAAAAGAAGTGCTGCGGCAGTTCGTGGCAATGGGCGGTAAATTAATTGATTCGTCGCCGATGTACGGCGAGTCGGAAGTTGTAGTGGGTGATTTGGCAGATGAGCTGAAAGTAATTAAAAAATTATTTATGGCCACCAAAGTCTGGACGCAAGGGCGGCAGCAAGGCATTACCCAAATGGAAACATCTATGCGCGAAATGCGCCGTAATCCTTTAGACTTGATGCAGATTCATAACCTGGTAGACTGGCAAACGCATTTAGCCACTTTACGCCAATGGAAAGCCGTCGGCCGGATTCGCTACATTGGTATTACCCACTATCTGGTAAGTGCTTTTGATAACTTAGAAAAAATTATGCGTTCGGAATCCATCGATTTTGTGCAACTAAACTATAATATTACTACCCGTGAGGCGGCTAACCGGTTGTTGCCCTTGGCGCAAGATAAGAATATTGCCGTAATTGTAAACCGGCCTTTTGAGAGTGGGAGTTTATTTAGCGCAGTAAAAGACAAACCCTTACCGGAGTGGGCCCGCGAGTTTGACTGCGCTAGTTGGGGACAGTTTTTTCTTAAATATATTTTGGCACATCCGGCTATTACCTGCGTTATTCCGGCTACTTCAAAAATTAAGCATCTTACCGACAACATGGGCGCGGGTTATGGCCGTTTGCCCGATGCGGCAACCCGCAAACGCATGGAACAATACATAGAGAAACTTATCTAA
- a CDS encoding RtcB family protein, with protein MSTEVYAPNMASKKLTGHDLMELGFPAGRSISLAISLMQKHYAHLSPAAQLDLLKQVLLAPDKFVTHTVLGEILAALTKQNNSTGAIHLHEQPKPYAIFGDNLIETDAKEQMDLAMRLPVTVNGALMPDTHKGHGLPIGGVLATDGAVIPYAVGMDIACRMHFTLYNVPATILEKQKYQLKQVLQDQTRFGVNTGFEKPQAHEVFDRPEFNQIKVLQQLKTRAAYQLGSSGTGNHFVEFGAVTLDTNDNAFNLPAGEYVGILSHSGARSLGKNIAAHYTQIAMDTCRLPVEAKYLAWLNLQTQAGQEYWQAMQVANDYALACHERIHERLSVSFGEEPVARFDNPHNFAWKEQCQGQEVIVHRKGAARATADNFNVIPGSMTQPGYLVRGLGNVAALYSSSHGAGRAMSAKKAAQVLYQTEMNGLIKAFGIELIGGSLQESPVAYKNMHYVMESQQQQVEILGKFTPKLVRMDR; from the coding sequence ATGAGTACGGAAGTTTATGCGCCCAACATGGCCAGTAAAAAGTTAACGGGACATGACCTGATGGAGTTAGGTTTTCCCGCCGGCAGAAGTATTAGCTTAGCCATTAGCTTAATGCAGAAACACTATGCCCATCTGTCGCCCGCAGCACAGTTAGATTTACTCAAGCAAGTGCTGCTGGCACCGGATAAGTTTGTTACCCACACGGTACTAGGCGAAATTCTGGCGGCGCTAACAAAACAAAATAATTCTACCGGAGCCATACACCTGCACGAGCAGCCCAAGCCATACGCCATTTTTGGCGATAATTTGATTGAAACCGATGCCAAAGAGCAGATGGATTTAGCTATGCGCTTGCCGGTAACGGTAAACGGCGCCCTGATGCCCGATACACACAAAGGCCACGGTTTACCTATCGGCGGTGTTCTCGCCACAGATGGGGCAGTTATTCCGTACGCGGTAGGAATGGATATTGCCTGCCGGATGCACTTTACTTTATACAATGTGCCGGCTACTATACTGGAAAAACAAAAGTACCAACTAAAACAAGTTTTACAGGACCAGACCCGGTTTGGCGTAAATACGGGTTTTGAAAAACCGCAGGCGCACGAGGTGTTTGACCGGCCGGAGTTTAATCAGATAAAAGTATTGCAGCAACTAAAAACCCGGGCAGCATACCAGTTAGGCAGCTCGGGTACAGGTAACCACTTCGTAGAGTTTGGGGCGGTAACATTGGATACCAACGACAACGCTTTTAACTTACCCGCCGGGGAGTACGTGGGAATCTTATCGCATTCGGGAGCCCGCAGTTTAGGCAAAAACATTGCGGCGCATTACACCCAAATTGCTATGGATACTTGTCGGCTGCCGGTAGAAGCAAAATACTTAGCCTGGTTAAATCTGCAAACTCAGGCGGGTCAGGAATACTGGCAGGCCATGCAAGTAGCTAACGACTACGCCTTAGCTTGCCATGAGCGCATTCACGAACGCTTAAGTGTCAGTTTCGGGGAAGAGCCGGTAGCTCGTTTTGATAACCCGCATAATTTTGCCTGGAAAGAGCAATGCCAGGGGCAAGAAGTAATTGTGCACCGCAAAGGAGCGGCCCGGGCAACTGCTGATAACTTTAATGTTATTCCGGGTTCCATGACGCAGCCCGGCTACCTGGTACGGGGATTAGGGAACGTAGCAGCTCTTTATTCATCATCGCACGGCGCCGGACGGGCCATGTCCGCGAAAAAGGCCGCGCAGGTTTTATATCAAACCGAAATGAATGGCTTAATTAAGGCATTCGGCATAGAACTAATTGGCGGCAGTTTGCAGGAATCGCCGGTGGCGTATAAAAACATGCATTACGTGATGGAAAGCCAGCAGCAGCAAGTAGAAATTTTAGGCAAGTTTACTCCAAAATTAGTTCGGATGGACCGGTAG
- a CDS encoding 1-phosphofructokinase family hexose kinase, which yields MKIVTLTINPALDKSTQVEKLEPEHKLRCNAPVFEPGGGGINVSRGIRNLGGDSLAYYLSGGATGQVLQQLLDDEGITHMPIPSVKWTRENFSVIETSTDKQYRFGMPGSIIPEYEWQYSLIKLEKTFPKPEYIVASGSLPRGVPNDFYARVATIAKKIGAKLILDTSGEALKQAAGIGVYLLKPNLSELAMLAGKTDIQDSEIEQFGKQLLANGMCEVMVVSMGSQGAMLITKDQVEQIPAPTVKARSTVGAGDSMVAGLVYKMSLGWSLSDSVKYGVAAGAAAVMSPGSELCKRDDVEELFKWIKAQQLVETNE from the coding sequence ATGAAAATTGTTACCTTAACTATAAACCCAGCTTTAGATAAAAGCACCCAGGTAGAAAAGCTTGAGCCGGAGCATAAATTACGGTGTAACGCACCCGTATTTGAGCCAGGTGGGGGAGGAATAAATGTGTCGCGGGGCATCCGAAATCTGGGCGGCGATTCTTTAGCGTATTACTTATCGGGGGGTGCCACCGGTCAGGTATTACAACAATTGCTCGACGATGAAGGCATCACGCACATGCCTATTCCCTCGGTAAAATGGACCCGCGAAAATTTCTCCGTAATTGAAACTTCCACTGATAAGCAATACCGGTTTGGTATGCCAGGTTCTATTATTCCGGAGTACGAGTGGCAATACAGTTTAATTAAATTAGAGAAAACTTTTCCGAAACCCGAGTATATTGTAGCCAGTGGCTCTTTACCGCGCGGCGTTCCCAACGATTTTTACGCCCGCGTAGCTACTATCGCTAAAAAAATTGGCGCAAAATTAATTCTGGATACTTCCGGCGAAGCCTTAAAACAAGCTGCGGGTATTGGGGTGTATCTTTTAAAACCGAATTTGAGCGAATTGGCCATGCTGGCGGGTAAGACTGATATTCAAGACTCCGAAATAGAACAATTTGGGAAACAACTGCTCGCCAACGGCATGTGCGAAGTAATGGTCGTTTCTATGGGGAGTCAAGGTGCGATGCTAATTACGAAAGATCAGGTAGAGCAAATTCCGGCACCTACCGTAAAAGCCCGCAGTACCGTTGGCGCCGGCGATAGTATGGTGGCCGGTTTGGTTTACAAAATGTCCTTAGGTTGGTCGCTGAGCGATTCGGTAAAATATGGGGTAGCCGCAGGAGCCGCCGCGGTTATGTCGCCGGGTTCTGAGTTATGCAAGCGCGACGACGTGGAAGAATTGTTTAAATGGATTAAAGCCCAGCAATTAGTAGAAACCAACGAATAA
- a CDS encoding Panacea domain-containing protein, translating into MGNYDSVTVANYLLALAYKKGIVLNVTKVQKLLFIAYGYFLAKYNQHLLNEPPRAWPFGPVFPKTRKQVDYSKIIGVEDASLQEIAADPIVTDTLSRIIDRYSKFSASQLSDWSHMPGSPWDKTTKEASFTWDYPIPDEYIKEYFSGIEI; encoded by the coding sequence ATGGGTAATTACGACAGTGTAACGGTAGCGAATTATTTGTTGGCCTTGGCTTATAAAAAAGGCATTGTGCTAAATGTTACCAAGGTGCAAAAACTGCTCTTTATTGCCTATGGTTATTTCCTGGCTAAGTACAACCAACACTTGCTGAACGAGCCGCCTCGCGCCTGGCCTTTTGGTCCTGTATTTCCGAAAACCCGCAAACAGGTAGATTACAGTAAAATTATTGGGGTAGAAGATGCTTCTTTACAGGAAATAGCGGCGGACCCAATAGTAACAGATACGCTAAGCCGCATTATTGATAGATATTCTAAATTCAGTGCTAGCCAGTTGTCTGATTGGTCGCATATGCCGGGTAGCCCTTGGGATAAAACTACGAAAGAAGCTTCTTTTACCTGGGATTATCCTATTCCTGACGAGTACATTAAAGAGTACTTCTCGGGCATTGAAATTTAA
- a CDS encoding FeoA family protein, which yields MQKRKSVRDLKVGESGTICCLNDPEMSLKLLEMGCIPGTPVKLNSKAPLGDPITIIVNDYTLSLRLDEAGTILLK from the coding sequence GTGCAGAAACGCAAAAGTGTTCGGGATTTGAAAGTTGGTGAGAGCGGCACAATTTGCTGCCTCAACGATCCGGAAATGTCTTTAAAACTCCTGGAAATGGGTTGTATTCCGGGTACACCAGTAAAACTAAACAGCAAAGCTCCACTTGGCGACCCTATTACCATAATTGTAAACGATTATACCCTCTCCTTACGTTTAGACGAAGCAGGCACCATCCTGCTAAAATAA
- the feoB gene encoding ferrous iron transport protein B produces MAELIHPEEKIEIKAAVTKPITKIALIGNPNSGKSSLFNQLTGLNQKVGNFPGVTVDKKTGICQLAPQQKARIIDLPGTYSLYPKSLDEKVIIDLLYNQQSDLYPDLVIVTADASNLKRNLLLFTQLVDLQIPAVLALNMMDVAEKDGVKINMEQLQQDLGVPIIPVNARTGSGIAALKIVISQQLPVPNRAFFQIPEEFSGLIKPIRQYFNLQTDYLAWHFAHQYKNLTFLSETDKRFLSDLLGQYSFNSNTLQASETINRYTLINELLLDSVRVEKADTNEKFSNRLDQILTHKIWGYLIFFGVLFMMFQAIFAWATYPMDLIDEGITAINNFIQARFDGPLINLLTEGVIAGLGGILIFIPQIALLFAFIAILEETGYMARVTFMMDKIMRKFGLNGKSIVPLISGVACAVPAVMAARNIDNWKDRMITIFVTPLMSCSARIPVYTVLIALVVPEKYYLGFLNLQGMVLMGLYLLGFTAAVLSAWVMKLILKARERSYFIMEFPVYKMPRWKNVGLTIIEKVKAFVFEAGKVIIAISIILWVMASYGPGNRVAQAEQTVQQQAQQYNWTPAETSLHLSTQKLEASYAGVLGRAMEPVIRPLGFDWKIGIALLTSFAAREVFVGTISTIYSVGDEENIKTIKEKLLSEKDEAGQIFFTPARAFSLLIFYVFAMQCMSTLAVVYRETKSWKWPIMQLFYMSGLAYVCSFIVYQIFK; encoded by the coding sequence ATGGCAGAATTGATTCATCCGGAAGAAAAAATAGAGATAAAAGCAGCGGTTACTAAACCGATTACCAAGATTGCTTTAATTGGTAATCCTAATTCCGGAAAATCATCGTTATTTAATCAATTAACCGGTCTAAATCAGAAAGTAGGTAATTTCCCCGGCGTTACCGTTGATAAAAAAACCGGTATTTGCCAGCTGGCGCCGCAACAAAAAGCCCGCATTATTGACTTACCGGGAACGTACAGCCTTTATCCGAAATCGCTCGACGAAAAGGTAATTATTGATTTGCTCTATAATCAGCAATCGGATCTTTACCCGGATTTGGTTATCGTTACCGCGGATGCCTCTAATTTAAAACGCAACTTGTTGCTATTTACCCAACTCGTAGATCTGCAAATTCCGGCCGTTCTGGCGCTTAATATGATGGACGTTGCCGAAAAAGACGGCGTCAAAATTAATATGGAGCAATTGCAGCAGGATTTAGGCGTGCCCATTATTCCAGTTAATGCCCGCACCGGAAGCGGAATCGCGGCCTTAAAGATTGTTATTTCCCAGCAGTTGCCGGTGCCAAATCGTGCCTTTTTTCAGATTCCGGAAGAATTTTCCGGGTTAATAAAGCCAATCCGGCAGTATTTTAATTTACAGACCGATTACCTGGCTTGGCATTTTGCGCATCAATACAAAAATTTAACTTTTTTATCTGAAACCGATAAGAGATTTCTCTCGGATTTATTAGGGCAGTATTCCTTTAATTCCAATACCTTACAGGCTAGCGAAACCATAAATCGTTATACGCTCATCAACGAATTACTGCTTGATTCGGTTCGCGTAGAAAAAGCAGATACGAACGAAAAATTCAGTAATCGTCTGGATCAAATTCTAACCCATAAAATATGGGGGTATTTAATCTTTTTTGGGGTATTGTTCATGATGTTTCAGGCAATTTTTGCCTGGGCCACTTACCCCATGGACTTGATTGACGAAGGAATAACGGCTATTAATAATTTTATTCAAGCTCGTTTTGATGGCCCGCTCATTAATTTACTCACCGAAGGGGTCATTGCCGGTTTGGGTGGAATTTTAATTTTTATTCCGCAGATAGCGCTTTTATTTGCCTTTATCGCCATTCTGGAAGAAACCGGCTATATGGCCCGGGTTACTTTTATGATGGATAAGATTATGCGCAAGTTTGGGTTAAACGGGAAAAGTATTGTGCCGCTTATCTCGGGGGTGGCGTGCGCGGTGCCGGCCGTAATGGCCGCCCGTAACATTGATAATTGGAAAGATCGCATGATCACCATTTTTGTTACCCCGCTCATGAGTTGCTCCGCCCGTATTCCGGTATATACCGTATTAATTGCCTTGGTGGTGCCCGAAAAATATTACCTCGGCTTTTTGAATTTACAAGGCATGGTGCTGATGGGCTTGTATTTGCTGGGTTTTACCGCGGCGGTTTTATCGGCGTGGGTAATGAAATTAATCTTAAAAGCCCGGGAACGCAGCTACTTTATTATGGAGTTTCCGGTGTACAAAATGCCGCGCTGGAAAAATGTAGGCCTTACTATTATCGAAAAAGTAAAAGCCTTTGTATTTGAAGCCGGTAAAGTAATTATTGCTATTTCTATTATTCTGTGGGTAATGGCCTCTTATGGCCCGGGTAATCGTGTGGCTCAGGCCGAACAAACCGTGCAACAACAAGCGCAGCAATACAACTGGACTCCCGCAGAAACCAGTCTTCATCTTTCTACCCAAAAGCTGGAAGCCTCCTACGCCGGAGTATTGGGCCGGGCCATGGAGCCGGTTATCCGGCCATTGGGTTTTGATTGGAAAATTGGTATTGCCTTGCTGACTTCTTTTGCGGCCCGTGAAGTTTTTGTGGGTACTATTTCTACCATTTACAGCGTGGGCGACGAAGAAAACATTAAAACCATTAAAGAAAAGCTGCTCTCGGAAAAAGATGAAGCCGGACAAATTTTCTTCACCCCGGCCCGGGCTTTCTCCTTGCTTATTTTTTACGTATTTGCTATGCAGTGCATGAGTACCTTAGCCGTAGTATACCGCGAAACCAAATCCTGGAAATGGCCGATTATGCAATTATTTTACATGAGCGGATTAGCCTACGTTTGCTCGTTTATTGTGTATCAGATTTTTAAGTAA
- a CDS encoding DUF1501 domain-containing protein, protein MKPHHDEPFRLQTPEFAELNRKLDRRDFLMRTASGLGAVALGGLLGNWALGAAPRQQELEAIRQRVAPKAKRIVYLFMAGGPSQLETFDYKPQLQNMLGKGLPDSVRKGQRLTGMSANQAILPVAPSLYKFGQHGRNQTWVSELLPYTAKVIDELCLIKSLYTEQINHDPAITFFQTGHQLPGRPSIGAWVSYGLGSENQNLPAFIVLVSKDAAKDQPLYARLWGNGFLPSEYQGVQFRSGKDPVLFLNNPEGYEGTDRKEMLDYLTQLNKLQNESWGDPEVNARMAQYEMAFRMQTSVPEVMDTSHEPDEVFELYGPESRDKGTYAANCLLARKLLEKDVRFVQLYHQGWDHHGSLPKGMDKQCKQIDRATAGLIVDLKRRGLLEDTLVVWGGEFGRTVYSQGKLTANDYGRDHHPRCFTMWMAGAGVKAGFSYGQTDDFSYNIVKDPVHVHDFQATLLHLMGVDHEQLTYKYQGRRFRLTDVEGKVVKAILA, encoded by the coding sequence ATGAAACCGCACCACGACGAACCGTTCCGTTTGCAAACGCCCGAATTTGCGGAGTTAAACCGCAAACTCGACCGGCGCGATTTTCTGATGCGCACGGCCTCCGGTCTGGGGGCCGTGGCTTTAGGCGGATTGCTGGGTAACTGGGCGCTGGGAGCCGCTCCGCGTCAACAGGAACTGGAAGCCATTCGCCAACGAGTAGCGCCAAAAGCGAAAAGAATAGTTTATCTGTTTATGGCGGGCGGACCTTCGCAACTGGAAACCTTCGATTACAAACCCCAACTACAAAATATGCTGGGCAAAGGTTTGCCAGATTCCGTGCGGAAAGGGCAACGACTCACCGGCATGAGTGCCAATCAGGCGATCTTACCCGTTGCTCCTTCGCTGTATAAATTTGGGCAACACGGCAGAAATCAAACTTGGGTAAGCGAATTATTACCTTATACGGCCAAAGTAATAGACGAATTGTGCCTTATTAAATCGTTGTATACCGAGCAAATTAACCACGATCCGGCCATTACCTTCTTTCAGACGGGACACCAGTTGCCCGGTCGTCCATCCATTGGTGCTTGGGTAAGCTATGGTTTAGGATCGGAAAACCAGAATTTGCCGGCCTTTATTGTTTTGGTATCGAAGGATGCTGCGAAAGATCAACCGCTTTATGCCCGGCTGTGGGGTAATGGCTTTTTGCCGTCGGAGTACCAGGGAGTACAGTTTCGTTCCGGGAAAGATCCGGTTCTGTTTCTGAATAATCCCGAAGGCTACGAAGGTACTGACCGTAAAGAAATGCTCGACTATCTTACCCAATTGAATAAATTGCAGAACGAAAGTTGGGGCGACCCGGAAGTAAATGCCCGGATGGCGCAGTACGAGATGGCCTTCCGAATGCAAACGTCGGTACCAGAGGTAATGGACACCTCGCACGAACCCGACGAAGTATTTGAGCTGTATGGCCCGGAAAGCCGCGATAAAGGTACTTACGCCGCCAATTGTTTGCTAGCCCGAAAACTGTTAGAAAAAGACGTGCGGTTTGTGCAGTTGTATCACCAAGGCTGGGATCATCACGGTTCCCTCCCGAAAGGTATGGACAAACAATGCAAACAAATTGACCGGGCCACGGCCGGGCTAATTGTAGATCTCAAACGCCGGGGGCTGCTGGAGGACACCCTGGTAGTTTGGGGAGGAGAATTTGGCCGAACCGTATATTCTCAGGGAAAACTTACTGCCAACGATTATGGTCGCGACCATCACCCGCGGTGTTTTACCATGTGGATGGCCGGCGCGGGGGTAAAAGCCGGATTTTCCTACGGCCAAACCGACGATTTCAGTTATAACATTGTGAAAGACCCGGTGCACGTGCATGATTTCCAGGCGACTTTGCTGCATTTAATGGGCGTAGATCATGAACAATTAACCTATAAATACCAGGGCCGCCGTTTCCGGTTAACAGATGTAGAAGGCAAAGTTGTGAAGGCAATTTTAGCGTAA